One window of the Hippocampus zosterae strain Florida chromosome 8, ASM2543408v3, whole genome shotgun sequence genome contains the following:
- the cldn34a gene encoding claudin-34 isoform X1: MDVFTAVPRQNSPQGDKARATLTLDLIFIIIILILIIINMLFLAHTGHWQFLGLLVGCLAWILTMATTGMDEWRLWHLHPDNCTSIITSGVAWVGIWRACFHSHALPKMENCQTMTISDRFVPVEIRVAQVLMALAMLGGLAGNAAAVQAVRRVYFTMECRSGVRAAFILAGTLYLLSAALVLVPLVWNASAVVNNATIPFPPRFRLPDAPAGQQVGTAVRVGFVAAVLMIVSSLLFLAHRHVWRALGPELHGRGMAEENKQGRDNPAFHADRVS, from the exons ATGGACGTCTTTACGG CTGTCCCGAGACAAAATTCTCCTCAGGGAGACAAAGCAAGAGCAACCTTGACCCTTgacctcatcttcatcatcatcatcctcatcctcatcattaTCAACATGTTGTTCCTGGCGCACACAGGCCATTGGCAATTTTTGGGCTTGCTGGTCGGCTGCCTGGCGTGGATCCTCACCATGGCCACGACGGGCATGGACGAGTGGCGCCTGTGGCACTTGCACCCCGACAACTGCACGTCCATCATCACCTCGGGCGTGGCCTGGGTAGGCATCTGGCGAGCTTGCTTCCACAGCCATGCTTTACCCAAGATGGAAAACTGCCAGACTATGACCATATCGGATCGTTTTGTCCCGGTGGAAATACGGGTGGCGCAGGTTCTCATGGCGCTGGCCATGTTGGGCGGCCTGGCGGGCAATGCCGCCGCAGTCCAGGCGGTGAGGCGGGTTTACTTCACAATGGAGTGTCGGAGCGGTGTGCGTGCAGCCTTCATCCTTGCGGGCACGCTCTATCTCCTCAGCGCGGCTCTCGTCCTCGTGCCCCTGGTGTGGAACGCGAGCGCCGTGGTGAACAACGCTACTATCCCCTTCCCGCCCCGCTTCAGGCTTCCCGACGCTCCCGCCGGCCAGCAAGTGGGCACGGCTGTCAGGGTGGGTTTCGTGGCCGCTGTCCTCATGATTGTCAGCAGTCTGCTGTTTCTCGCCCACCGGCACGTGTGGAGGGCCCTCGGACCCGAGCTGCATGGAAGGGGGATGGCAGAGGAGAACAAGCAAGGCAGGGATAATCCCGCTTTTCATGCTGATCGAGTGTCGTGA
- the cldn34a gene encoding claudin-34 isoform X2 has product MLFLAHTGHWQFLGLLVGCLAWILTMATTGMDEWRLWHLHPDNCTSIITSGVAWVGIWRACFHSHALPKMENCQTMTISDRFVPVEIRVAQVLMALAMLGGLAGNAAAVQAVRRVYFTMECRSGVRAAFILAGTLYLLSAALVLVPLVWNASAVVNNATIPFPPRFRLPDAPAGQQVGTAVRVGFVAAVLMIVSSLLFLAHRHVWRALGPELHGRGMAEENKQGRDNPAFHADRVS; this is encoded by the coding sequence ATGTTGTTCCTGGCGCACACAGGCCATTGGCAATTTTTGGGCTTGCTGGTCGGCTGCCTGGCGTGGATCCTCACCATGGCCACGACGGGCATGGACGAGTGGCGCCTGTGGCACTTGCACCCCGACAACTGCACGTCCATCATCACCTCGGGCGTGGCCTGGGTAGGCATCTGGCGAGCTTGCTTCCACAGCCATGCTTTACCCAAGATGGAAAACTGCCAGACTATGACCATATCGGATCGTTTTGTCCCGGTGGAAATACGGGTGGCGCAGGTTCTCATGGCGCTGGCCATGTTGGGCGGCCTGGCGGGCAATGCCGCCGCAGTCCAGGCGGTGAGGCGGGTTTACTTCACAATGGAGTGTCGGAGCGGTGTGCGTGCAGCCTTCATCCTTGCGGGCACGCTCTATCTCCTCAGCGCGGCTCTCGTCCTCGTGCCCCTGGTGTGGAACGCGAGCGCCGTGGTGAACAACGCTACTATCCCCTTCCCGCCCCGCTTCAGGCTTCCCGACGCTCCCGCCGGCCAGCAAGTGGGCACGGCTGTCAGGGTGGGTTTCGTGGCCGCTGTCCTCATGATTGTCAGCAGTCTGCTGTTTCTCGCCCACCGGCACGTGTGGAGGGCCCTCGGACCCGAGCTGCATGGAAGGGGGATGGCAGAGGAGAACAAGCAAGGCAGGGATAATCCCGCTTTTCATGCTGATCGAGTGTCGTGA